One stretch of Desulfocurvus vexinensis DSM 17965 DNA includes these proteins:
- the dnaG gene encoding DNA primase: protein MGKHDTGAIAAIKERLDIVEMVRRYVDLRPVSGRWTGPCPFHQETKPSFSVNPQLGYYYCFGCRASGDVIDFYREINGLDFREALQQLAEQAGVELGDARPDPAQDRRRRERSTSIALHKLAAEFYVRNLGAPGGGVARDYIARRGLSEETVRAFALGYSPDDWHALEKYLQGHRHDPRDGVVAGLLVQNDKGNVYDRFRGRLMFPIHNLAGQVVAFGARTLTGDDPKYLNSSESPIYIKGDNLYGLYQARRSIAHHKQALLTEGYTDVLSLHQFGFTNACGVLGTALTENQVRRLAGFCSNLALVFDGDGAGRKAALRSAEMVLARGMTCRVVVLPDGEDVDSLLQAKGAEAFRALLDEAPEGLDFCLRVVGGQSTRELVQWADGFLGQLDEPQWRSPLITRIAQRLGFKEDEFRARLASEGRARAAAPVAPAPRAGDKGNKLDRQLVRFAVCNPHYVARLRDKGMGRVLVSEFALCLWEKMEANPGLDVMHILTPAEKRYWVECLEGNTRSGEDSEREWTEICDYLERETLRDDKQATFEALRKAQVEGDTAEVERLLRRQQEILGRLNEQH, encoded by the coding sequence ATGGGCAAGCACGACACAGGAGCCATCGCGGCCATAAAGGAGCGCCTGGACATCGTGGAGATGGTCCGGCGCTACGTGGACCTGCGCCCCGTGTCGGGCCGCTGGACCGGGCCCTGCCCGTTCCACCAGGAAACCAAGCCCTCGTTCTCGGTCAACCCGCAGCTGGGCTACTACTACTGTTTCGGCTGCCGCGCCTCGGGAGATGTCATCGATTTCTACAGGGAAATAAACGGCCTGGATTTCCGCGAGGCCTTGCAGCAACTGGCCGAGCAGGCCGGGGTGGAGCTGGGCGACGCCCGGCCCGACCCCGCGCAGGACCGCCGCAGGCGCGAGCGCAGCACGAGCATCGCCCTGCACAAGCTGGCCGCCGAGTTCTACGTGCGCAACCTGGGCGCCCCGGGCGGGGGCGTGGCCCGGGACTACATCGCCCGGCGCGGGCTGAGCGAGGAGACCGTGCGCGCCTTCGCCCTGGGCTACAGCCCGGACGACTGGCACGCCCTGGAGAAGTACCTCCAGGGCCACCGCCACGACCCGCGCGACGGGGTGGTGGCCGGGCTCTTGGTGCAAAACGACAAGGGCAACGTCTACGACCGCTTCCGGGGGCGGCTGATGTTTCCCATCCACAACCTGGCCGGGCAGGTGGTGGCCTTCGGGGCGCGCACCCTGACCGGCGACGATCCCAAGTACCTGAATTCCAGCGAATCGCCCATTTACATCAAGGGCGATAATCTATACGGCCTCTATCAGGCCCGTCGCAGCATCGCCCACCACAAGCAGGCGCTGCTCACCGAGGGGTACACCGACGTGCTCTCGCTGCACCAGTTCGGTTTCACCAACGCCTGCGGGGTGTTGGGCACCGCGCTGACCGAGAACCAGGTGCGCCGCCTGGCGGGGTTCTGCTCGAACCTGGCCCTGGTGTTCGACGGCGACGGGGCCGGGCGCAAGGCCGCCCTGCGCTCGGCGGAAATGGTCCTGGCCCGGGGCATGACCTGCCGGGTGGTGGTGCTGCCCGATGGCGAAGACGTGGACAGCCTGCTCCAGGCCAAGGGCGCCGAAGCCTTCCGGGCGCTGCTGGACGAGGCCCCCGAGGGGCTGGACTTCTGCCTGCGCGTGGTGGGCGGCCAGTCCACGCGCGAGCTGGTGCAATGGGCCGACGGATTCCTGGGTCAGCTCGACGAGCCCCAGTGGCGCTCGCCGCTGATCACGCGCATCGCCCAGCGCCTGGGGTTCAAGGAAGACGAATTTCGCGCGCGCCTGGCCTCGGAGGGCCGGGCCCGGGCGGCCGCGCCAGTGGCGCCGGCGCCGCGCGCGGGCGACAAGGGGAACAAGCTGGACCGCCAGCTGGTCCGTTTTGCGGTCTGCAATCCGCACTATGTGGCCCGGTTGCGCGACAAGGGCATGGGCCGTGTGCTCGTGTCCGAGTTCGCCTTGTGCCTGTGGGAGAAGATGGAGGCCAACCCCGGTCTCGACGTGATGCATATTCTGACCCCGGCGGAGAAGCGCTACTGGGTCGAATGCCTGGAAGGCAACACGCGCAGCGGGGAAGACTCCGAGCGGGAATGGACGGAAATTTGCGATTATCTCGAACGCGAGACCCTGCGTGACGACAAGCAGGCCACGTTCGAGGCCCTGCGCAAGGCCCAGGTGGAAGGCGACACAGCCGAGGTGGAGCGTCTGCTTCGGCGCCAGCAGGAGATTCTAGGGAGGCTCAATGAGCAACATTAA
- a CDS encoding endonuclease MutS2, translating to MQARSLHLLEFPKVLRLLAEGAVSEAGAARCLAIAPLADPALLAREAERLRQWLSWAGETGFALRPFPSLDGLLDALARPTEILDLDALWAVFQMLDAAREVREALAEAAVRHPLLAEAAQGPWPAMLWSGLRRCLGPDGNLRDEASPQLFQVRSEIRAIHQRCTVRVKSFIEREVLSQYLQEEFVTISSDRYVLPFKTSFKNKLPGIIHDYSQTGETCYFEPMFLVELNNELQQYKQEEREAEREVLRLLSGLLRQEREALGAAYDFVVDADVLGAKAAFAARFDARPAEVAPGAPLRLLGARHPLLAAAGSGAVPVDILLEPGQRALVVSGGNAGGKTVALKTLGLGAAMALAALPVCAREGSSLPAWGKLFVLLGDEQSIEDSLSTFTAQIRHLSAAWEAIDDASLVIMDEFGAGTDPSQGAALAQAVVDGFLDKGSWLAVATHFPALKAYALSRERVRAASVLFDPKTKRPLYHLAYDQVGASQALDVAREHGLPEHLLARAQQYMLLDGSDTSAVLERLNALAVEREGELDALRAEQGRLRERRAKLQERFDAERRRLLEDIQTRSREIMRAWREDKLGRKQAMKELADLRREAGGGEPEAPEGAPGPLEFDAVAVGGRYRHLGLGKTGTAAALDERRQQVKLDLGGVSVWARPADLAPEAQPAAAAPGPRAVAVPAASGAGALDLRGVRAEEAEGQVCRFLDGAVLSGLSEVEIVHGRGTGALRKEVHRILRAFPAVEHFTLAPEDRGGDGMTIVELK from the coding sequence ATGCAAGCCCGTTCCCTGCACCTGCTGGAGTTTCCCAAGGTCCTGCGCCTGCTGGCGGAGGGGGCCGTGTCCGAGGCCGGGGCCGCGCGCTGCCTGGCCATCGCACCCCTGGCCGACCCTGCGCTGCTGGCCCGCGAGGCCGAGCGCCTGCGCCAGTGGCTGTCCTGGGCGGGGGAGACGGGCTTTGCCCTGCGGCCCTTCCCGTCCCTGGACGGGCTGCTGGACGCCCTGGCCCGCCCCACCGAAATACTGGACCTGGACGCCCTGTGGGCCGTGTTCCAGATGCTCGACGCCGCCCGCGAGGTGCGCGAGGCCCTGGCCGAGGCCGCCGTGCGCCATCCGCTGCTGGCCGAGGCCGCCCAGGGCCCCTGGCCAGCCATGCTCTGGTCGGGCCTGCGCCGCTGCCTGGGCCCCGACGGCAACCTGCGCGACGAGGCCTCGCCGCAGCTCTTCCAGGTGCGCTCGGAGATCCGCGCCATCCACCAGCGCTGCACCGTGCGCGTCAAGTCCTTCATCGAGCGCGAGGTGCTCTCGCAGTATCTCCAGGAGGAGTTCGTCACCATCTCCTCCGACCGCTACGTGCTGCCCTTCAAGACCAGCTTCAAGAACAAGCTGCCCGGCATCATCCACGACTATTCCCAGACCGGCGAGACCTGCTACTTCGAGCCCATGTTCCTGGTGGAGCTCAACAACGAGCTGCAACAGTACAAGCAGGAGGAGCGCGAGGCCGAACGCGAGGTGCTGCGGCTGCTCTCCGGCCTGCTGCGCCAGGAGCGCGAGGCCCTGGGCGCGGCCTACGACTTCGTGGTCGATGCCGACGTGCTGGGGGCCAAGGCGGCCTTTGCCGCGCGCTTCGACGCCCGGCCCGCCGAGGTCGCCCCCGGGGCGCCCCTGCGCCTGCTCGGCGCGCGCCATCCGCTGCTGGCCGCCGCCGGTTCCGGCGCCGTGCCCGTGGACATCCTGCTCGAGCCCGGCCAGCGCGCGCTGGTCGTGAGCGGCGGCAACGCGGGCGGCAAGACCGTGGCCCTCAAGACCCTGGGCCTGGGCGCGGCCATGGCCCTGGCGGCGCTGCCCGTGTGCGCCCGCGAGGGCAGCTCCCTGCCTGCCTGGGGCAAGCTCTTCGTGCTCTTGGGCGACGAGCAGAGCATTGAGGACTCCCTGTCCACCTTCACGGCGCAGATCCGCCATCTTTCCGCAGCCTGGGAGGCCATTGACGATGCCTCCCTGGTGATTATGGATGAATTCGGCGCGGGAACGGACCCCAGCCAGGGCGCCGCCCTGGCCCAGGCCGTGGTGGACGGCTTCCTGGACAAGGGCTCCTGGCTGGCCGTGGCCACCCATTTTCCGGCCCTCAAGGCCTATGCGCTCTCGCGCGAGCGGGTGCGCGCGGCCTCGGTGCTCTTTGACCCCAAGACCAAGCGGCCCCTGTACCACCTGGCCTACGACCAGGTCGGCGCCAGCCAGGCCCTGGACGTGGCCCGCGAGCACGGCCTGCCCGAGCACCTTCTGGCCCGCGCCCAGCAGTACATGCTGCTGGACGGCTCGGACACCTCGGCGGTGCTGGAGCGGCTTAACGCCCTGGCCGTGGAGCGCGAGGGGGAGCTGGACGCGCTGCGCGCCGAGCAGGGCAGGCTGCGCGAGCGCCGGGCCAAGCTCCAGGAGCGTTTCGACGCCGAGCGCCGCCGCCTGCTGGAGGACATCCAGACCCGCTCGCGCGAGATCATGCGCGCCTGGCGCGAGGACAAGCTCGGGCGCAAGCAGGCCATGAAAGAGCTGGCGGACCTGCGCCGCGAGGCGGGCGGCGGGGAGCCCGAGGCCCCCGAGGGCGCCCCCGGGCCCCTGGAATTCGACGCCGTGGCCGTGGGCGGGCGCTACCGCCACCTGGGCCTGGGCAAGACCGGCACCGCCGCCGCCCTGGACGAGCGCAGGCAGCAGGTGAAGCTGGACCTGGGCGGGGTCAGCGTCTGGGCCCGCCCGGCGGACCTCGCCCCCGAGGCCCAGCCCGCCGCCGCCGCGCCGGGCCCGCGGGCCGTGGCCGTGCCTGCCGCCAGCGGCGCCGGGGCCCTGGACCTGCGCGGCGTGCGCGCCGAGGAGGCCGAAGGCCAGGTCTGCCGCTTTCTGGACGGCGCCGTGCTCTCGGGGCTCTCCGAGGTGGAGATCGTCCATGGCCGGGGCACCGGGGCGCTACGCAAGGAGGTCCACCGCATCCTGCGCGCCTTCCCGGCGGTGGAGCATTTCACCCTGGCCCCCGAGGACCGGGGCGGCGACGGCATGACCATTGTGGAACTGAAATGA
- the rpsU gene encoding 30S ribosomal protein S21, which produces MPGVLLEDNEIFDIALRRFKKQVEKSGILSELKKRQHYEKPSVQRKKKRAAARKRLLKKMRKMSVG; this is translated from the coding sequence TTGCCCGGAGTGCTCCTGGAAGACAACGAGATCTTCGACATCGCCCTGCGTCGGTTCAAGAAGCAGGTCGAGAAGTCCGGCATCCTGTCGGAGCTGAAGAAGCGTCAGCATTACGAGAAGCCCAGCGTGCAGCGCAAGAAGAAGCGCGCCGCCGCCCGCAAACGGCTCCTCAAGAAGATGCGCAAGATGAGCGTGGGTTAA
- a CDS encoding GatB/YqeY domain-containing protein yields the protein MPTLLKKIETDYLSAYKARRETEVAVLRMLKTALKNMQVDLGREPGDAEVLDAVMRQVKQRKESIEQFRAAARHDLADREQAELEVLRTYLPEPLTPEETAALVDAVVADLGATGLGDMGRVMGAITASHKGRVDGKALAALVRARLGA from the coding sequence ATGCCGACACTCCTGAAGAAGATCGAGACCGACTACCTCAGCGCGTACAAGGCCCGGCGGGAAACCGAGGTCGCCGTGCTGCGCATGCTCAAGACCGCCCTGAAGAATATGCAGGTGGACCTGGGCCGCGAGCCCGGGGACGCAGAGGTGCTGGACGCCGTCATGCGCCAGGTCAAGCAGCGCAAGGAATCCATCGAGCAGTTCCGCGCCGCCGCCCGCCACGACCTGGCCGACCGCGAGCAGGCCGAGCTGGAGGTCCTGCGCACCTACCTGCCCGAGCCCCTGACCCCCGAGGAGACCGCCGCCCTGGTGGACGCCGTGGTCGCCGACCTGGGCGCCACGGGCCTGGGGGACATGGGCCGCGTCATGGGCGCCATCACGGCCTCGCACAAGGGCCGCGTGGACGGCAAGGCCCTGGCCGCCCTGGTGCGCGCCCGCCTGGGCGCCTAG